Genomic window (Candidatus Omnitrophota bacterium):
AGAAGAATGCATTAAGATCGGCGGCTGTAAAACCGGTGATTGTGCCATGACCAATGCCGGAAAACTAAAAGCCAAACGTATTATTCACACCGTTGGACCGGTTTATTACAACGGAAAAAGAAATGAGGCGAGTTTTCTTAGGCGTTGTTATCATAACTCTTTTGCGTTGGCCAAAGAACAGCAGCTTAAAACAATAGCTTTTCCGGCGATCAGTACCGGAGCGTATGGATATCCTATTGAGGAAGCAACACGCATTGCTTTGCAAGAAGGCTTAAAAGCGCAAAATGATTTTGATGAAATTCGTTACGTGTGCTTTTCCGTGGAAGACTTAGAAATTTATGAGCGGATTTACGGTGAAATGACGCAAGTTTGAGATCGGAGGAGTTCAATGAAACTAACGAGTCCGGCATTTAGCCACAATCAATCTATTCCAAAGAAATATACCTGCCAAGGCGAGAATATCAGTCCGCCGCTAAAAGTAGAGGGCATTCCTCCGGAAACAAAAAGCTTAAGTTTGATCATTGACGATCCCGACGCGCCCGGAGGAAATTTTGACCATTGGATCGTTTTTAATATTCCGGTAGTAAGCGAGATCAAAGAAGACGCGATTCCCGGCTTACAGGGAAGTAATGATTTTGGAAAGTTGGATTACGGCGGCCCGTGTCCGCCTAGTGGTACGCATCGTTATTTTCATAAGGTTTATGCGCTGGATACCATGTTGAAACTCAACGAAGGTGTTTCCAAGAAACAAGTTGAAAAAGCGATGGAAGGGCATATTCTGGAAATGGCTGAATTGATCGGCTTGTACAAAAAGGAAAGAAGCTTCTAATGGTGAAAGCACAATTTACTAATCGGCAAAAGAATATTTCCCGCGTGATCAAGGAAAAGCGAAGCTTGCAAAATGATAAAAATAAAACTCGCGGCGGATTTCGCCTGAATCGCGAAAAGTAGTAAATTTAGATACTTTATAGTTTGTAAGATATTCGATTGTGATATAATCAAAACCAATGTGTATCGCTAAATATATTCAATCTTCCATCGGCAGAAAGCAAATTGTCGCCGTCACGGGCCTTTGCCTTGTTTTATTTATTATCGGGCATTTGGTGGGGAATTTGTTCATTTACGGCGG
Coding sequences:
- a CDS encoding O-acetyl-ADP-ribose deacetylase; this encodes MGKIIIKQNDITKEDVDVIVNAANTTLRGGGGVDGAIHRAAGRSVLEECIKIGGCKTGDCAMTNAGKLKAKRIIHTVGPVYYNGKRNEASFLRRCYHNSFALAKEQQLKTIAFPAISTGAYGYPIEEATRIALQEGLKAQNDFDEIRYVCFSVEDLEIYERIYGEMTQV
- a CDS encoding YbhB/YbcL family Raf kinase inhibitor-like protein; protein product: MKLTSPAFSHNQSIPKKYTCQGENISPPLKVEGIPPETKSLSLIIDDPDAPGGNFDHWIVFNIPVVSEIKEDAIPGLQGSNDFGKLDYGGPCPPSGTHRYFHKVYALDTMLKLNEGVSKKQVEKAMEGHILEMAELIGLYKKERSF